DNA sequence from the Marmota flaviventris isolate mMarFla1 chromosome 15, mMarFla1.hap1, whole genome shotgun sequence genome:
CACCTGTCGTGGCACTTCAGGCACAGAGCCCTTCGCATTTGTTCTGCTGTAAGAATCCGCTGGAGCGAGGCTGACCCAGTGGCTTCTGTCTTCCTTGTCCCAAACTGATGATCCATTAGTCTCCTTGCACCTCGCTCATTTTGGGAGCCTGGGGATTTTTAGTGGAAGGTCAAAGGAACAACTGGTTAACCGCGAAAGTTCAGTTTCCTCATGGTAGAAGGGAATAACCAAATCTCAACCTCACAGGGGTTGAATTCCTCCGTGGGCTGCTCACATGGCATTGGCACATAGCCCACACTCACTCAGGGGCTGACCACTGGTATGGTTTCCAAAAGGAAGTACCATCCCTTGACCACGCATTGCAACAGCCTTCCAGTTAGGAAAAAAGGAGACAGgaattgaattttgttttgtttcctttggggGAGGGATAGGTGTTTTATGTTTTGATGGAATGGGACGTAATAATTCTAGGtgttgcttttcttatttttttggcaGGATGATTGTGCTGAGTTAGCATTCCGCATCCAGTAGCTTGCTCTTCAGTATCACAGCTAAAATAGTAATGGATTCCCTAAATATAACTAAAAGAGTTAGGGCAGGAAACTCTCAAGACTTTAATACCAGTTAAAAATCCATTGGTGTGTGGTGGGCAGACATGTAGCTACTGGAGTGCCAACAGGCTAGGGATcctaaacagattttttttttttttttgaaccagccTGGTGattctgcaaaatggagataacaTTTAAGCTACAGATGCTGTTTGAAGATGAAACGAAACAATATAGATAAAAGTGCTGTATAAATCATAAAGCTACatagaaggaaaagaggaggagaagaatgaGAGGCGGCTGTTGCACATTGTTGGTGTGACTTGCTTGTTTTGCCTTTTCTGTTGGAAGAGACTTGGATAGGCCGTGAGTGATGAACTTGAGAAACTGGGTTCTACTGAAAAGACTGGGAGAGAAGCAGCCGGCAGGATCTGGACTCTGACGGGGGTCTAAGTGTCAGACAATCTTCGTTACACTATAGATCAGTTGAGTGTGATGATGGGTTGGGTAGGAATAAGGGGTCGCCCTTTGTTCCTCCATAAAACACTTATTTCGCACAGACATCCGTGAAGGTCAGTGGGGCTTCGGGCCCAAATTCTGACTTAATAGAGACcttgccttcccctcccccaccatccaCTCCTCTGGGCGAGGAAAAGTGATCCCCACCCCTTCCACGCCCCTGCCCCACCTCTTGCCCCCCTTTCCAAACCCCTCTTCtttgtgggggtggtggtggtttgTCCCGAGGAGTACAGATAAATAGTCCTGTCAAAAGGCACAGCTAGTGGTTGTGCGTGCGGACCCTGGATCCCGACGTCAATTTCTGGGCTTCATCCTCCGGGGTCAGCTGCGGGGCGCGCTCACTTTCACCGCCCACTTCACTCACACGCCTCCGCGCCTCGGGGCCGAGGTCTTCGGTCCTCCTTCGAGCTTTCCCTGGCCCCCGTCTCTGCCAGGGAGCTGCAGGCGGAGACGGTGATACTGGCCAGGGCGGAGAAAGGCGAGCGCGCGTGGGCGCGGGGAAAGACGCTATGTCCACTGGCTCGGTGAGTGACCCCGAAGAGATGGAGCTGCGGGGGCTACAGCGGGGGTACCCGGTCCCCGCCTCCAAAAGGCCGCCTCTCCGTGGCGCCGAGCGCAGTTACGCCTCTCCTAGTGACAATTCGTCTGCCGAGGAGGAGGACCCCGACTGCGAGGAGGAGCAGTGCTCTCTGAGCTCAGcaagcgactcgggaggctgcaAGAGAAAGAGGCCCCGGGTGGCTGGGAGTGGCGGCACAGGTGGCAGTGCAGGCGGCTGTGGCAAAAAGCCACTCCCGGCCAAGGGATCGGCCGCTGAGTGCAAGCAGTCGCAGCGGAACGCAGCCAACGCCCGAGAGCGCGCTCGGATGCGTGTGCTGAGCAAAGCCTTCTCCAGGCTGAAGACTAGCCTGCCCTGGGTACCCCCTGACACCAAGCTCTCCAAGCTGGACACCCTGCGACTCGCTTCCAGTTACATCGCACACCTGCGGCAGTTGCTACAGGAAGATCGCTATGAAAACGGCTACGTGCACCCGGTGAACCTGGTAGGGACGCCGCGCGCGAGTCCCGGGGCAAACAGCCCAGAGGTGTCCAGACTGGCTCTTGGGTTAAGCCCCTAGACAGACCCAAAAGGGAGGTTTCCAGGATCGGTGGTGAGGAAGACAGTTTAGTTTCTCCCAAATCAGGGGAGGAGAGGCCAGTCATCTTTCTGGAGAATTATCCAGTCTTCCGTGTTTGCATCATTCTGATCAGTTTATATGGTGTTTCGTCCAGTGGCAAATATTAGCTAGTATCCTACTTCCGGGGTAAATCTTAGT
Encoded proteins:
- the Msc gene encoding musculin translates to MSTGSVSDPEEMELRGLQRGYPVPASKRPPLRGAERSYASPSDNSSAEEEDPDCEEEQCSLSSASDSGGCKRKRPRVAGSGGTGGSAGGCGKKPLPAKGSAAECKQSQRNAANARERARMRVLSKAFSRLKTSLPWVPPDTKLSKLDTLRLASSYIAHLRQLLQEDRYENGYVHPVNLTWPFVVSGRPDSDTKEVSAASRLCGTTA